One genomic window of Cannabis sativa cultivar Pink pepper isolate KNU-18-1 chromosome 2, ASM2916894v1, whole genome shotgun sequence includes the following:
- the LOC115719318 gene encoding protein TRM32, with protein MGKHLQRNDSIAEGNYPGCLCGIMHFLDHHHWQSVKNLIPHKKNGGKRRIKYKGKKKRISKNSGSDEVFIVDSAAEPFLVKQQITDSVPARGRSGKSRVKPHRGWILSFPLQSWLQRANPVDLESSENYIGHTGTGKRKSGSVPQSSGTANNTRKQVLCAEHNSDTVKDSQLSADISNQKHLNECVDILEIFKVNKEFFLKLLQDPDVGKNQFHGLKNSNIKVRLNKSRSFPVPNSSQTRNIRPISTLKHKQNEVWFFLNGEKSIAGAQAQQLEGSEFQNDQYTNAITGDVDKIDSVNNHGWNQLVLDRFRIIKQKIKQALKESKTENGHTTEAGMLSDIFEGRKSINGREMSERLEITIGQDGNKIDNLNDDLRRQRLQRVRRTTSLNESLDRYTQLFEHTSGSKKVPNYSHSRSLRVTIEEKVPSNTRKNCRRNLSLPDLDDFSSFLNGASHDAFFRLGMPIKTLMAGSHSTSKDRDNHSGPYHSEPLEPVQEIELQGSESSANFRYTDSLTVDGSQKRASITDTIVKDEDKSATARESSDNQEEEISVTMDPKEELLHENYESVIENRLSNYLTSSTEFPTSEEIKITTRGSNLSCHFETENADFNYVQFLLKVSGFTSNDEHDWTWHSVDQPLSPSLFKEMEEEEDCFGHDLIISEQEEQEEEEAADTTGFINRHILFDLVNETLGDMIEKSYTYFPGGFSSFGSSIRGTPKGQHLVDEVWERTSRSLRVRPELDQTLDDVVGRDLTKGDGWMNIQWEMETVTLELEDLIFYQLLDEIMF; from the exons ATGGGGAAACATTTACAGAGAAATGACTCCATTGCTGAGGGAAACTATCCAGGCTGTTTGTGTGGCATAATGCATTTTCTTGACCATCATCATTGGCAAAGTGTCAAAAACTTGATCCCACATAAAAAGAACGGTGGTAAAAGACGCATCAAAT acaaaggaaaaaagaaaagaatttcgAAGAACAGTGGCTCTGATGAAGTGTTTATTGTTGATTCAGCTGCAGAACCCTTTCTT GTTAAGCAACAGATTACAGATTCAGTTCCCGCAAGGGGAAGATCTGGAAAATCTCGAGTTAAACCGCATAGAGGCTGGATTCTGAGCTTCCCATTGCAGTCATGGCTGCAAAGAGCTAATCCAGTCGATTTAGAATCTTCGGAAAATTATATAGGTCATACAGGTACTGGTAAGAGAAAATCAGGCAGTGTCCCTCAGAGTAGTGGTACTGCAAATAATACAAGAAAGCAGGTTCTTTGTGCAGAACATAATAGTGATACAGTAAAAGATAGCCAGCTTAGTGCAGATATATCCAATCAGAAACATCTCAATGAATGTGTTGACATACTGGAGATATTCAAGGTTAACAAGGAATTTTTTTTGAAGTTACTCCAGGATCCGGATGTTGGCAAAAACCAATTCCATGGCCTCAAGAATTCCAATATCAAGGTCCGTTTAAACAAATCAAGATCATTTCCAGTACCCAATTCTTCACAAACAAGAAATATAAGGCCTATTAGTACACTTAAGCACAAGCAAAATGAAGTTTGGTTCTTCCTGAATGGAGAAAAATCAATAGCAGGGGCTCAAGCACAACAGTTGGAAGGCTCAGAATTTCAAAATGATCAATATACAAACGCCATAACAGGTGATGTTGATAAAATAGACAGTGTCAATAACCATGGATGGAATCAGTTGGTCTTGGACCGTTTCAGAATTATCAAGCAGAAAATAAAGCAAGCACTCAAGGAAAGCAAAACAGAAAATGGCCACACTACTGAAGCTGGTATGCTAAGTGACATTTTCGAAGGTAGAAAATCTATCAATGGGAGAGAGATGTCTGAAAGATTGGAGATAACTATTGGCCAAGATGGTAACAAGATTGATAATTTGAATGATGATCTTAGAAGGCAAAGACTTCAACGTGTGAGACGAACAACTTCTCTAAACGAATCATTAGATAGATATACTCAGTTGTTTGAGCACACTTCTGGTAGTAAGAAAGTGCCTAATTACAGCCACTCTAGGAGCTTAAGAGTGACAATTGAAGAGAAAGTTCCTTCTAATACTCGAAAAAACTGCAGAAGGAATCTCTCCCTTCCTGATCTCGACGACTTTTCTTCCTTTCTGAATGGTGCATCCCATGACGCATTTTTCCGTTTAGGAATGCCAATTAAGACTCTAATGGCTGGTAGTCATAGCACAAGTAAAGACAGAGACAATCATAGTGGACCATATCACTCTGAACCCTTGGAGCCTGTTCAAGAGATTGAATTGCAGGGAAGTGAAAGCAGTGCAAATTTTCGATACACAGATAGTTTAACTGTGGATGGAAGTCAAAAGAGAGCCTCTATCACAGACACCATTGTTAAGGATGAAGACAAGTCAGCTACAGCTAGAGAAAGCAGTGATAACCAAGAGGAAGAGATTAGTGTGACAATGGATCCAAAAGAAGAGCTTTTACATGAAAATTATGAATCAGTTATTGAAAATCGtctttctaattatttaaccaGCTCTACTGAGTTCCCCACTTCAGAAG AAATAAAAATCACAACCAGAGGCAGCAACTTGTCTTGTCACTTTGAGACCGAAAATGCAGACTTCAACTACGTTCAATTTCTACTCAAAGTGTCTGGCTTCACGAGCAACGACGAGCATGATTGGACATGGCACTCGGTAGACCAACCACTAAGTCCTTCCCTTTTCAAGGAGATGGAAGAAGAGGAGGACTGCTTTGGCCATGATCTCATCATTAGTGAACAAGaggaacaagaagaagaagaagctgcaGACACTACTGGCTTCATCAATCGCCACATTCTGTTTGACTTGGTGAACGAGACACTTGGAGATATGATTGAGAAATCGTATACATACTTCCCCGGAGGGTTTTCATCGTTCGGGTCATCAATTCGTGGAACACCTAAGGGGCAACATCTAGTGGACGAGGTTTGGGAAAGAACGAGCAGAAGTTTGAGGGTGAGGCCGGAGTTGGACCAGACACTGGACGATGTGGTGGGTCgagacttgaccaagggagatGGTTGGATGAACATACAGTGGGAGATGGAAACAGTGACGCTTGAACTTGAGGATTTGATCTTCTATCAATTATTGGATGAAATAATGTTttga